ATTGGTGAAGATCCTGCTCGTGAGGGTCTTAGGGAGACACCGGAAAGAGTTGCCGATATGTGTGAAGAGATATTTGCAGGCATTGGAATAGATTCACATGCAGAGATAAAGGTATTAAAATCTGAAAAGTACGATGAGATCGTACTTTTAAAGGATATTCCCTTTTACTCAATATGTGAACATCACCTTCTCCCGTTTAGTGGCGTCGCACATGTAGCCTATATTCCGCAAGGAAACAGAGTAACAGGGATTAGTAAACTGGCAAGGGTTGTTGAAATAGAGGCAAAGCGCTTGCAAGTTCAGGAAAGACTCACCACAGACATAGCAGAGTCCATCATGAAGGCATTGCGCCCCAAAGGCGTACTCGTCATTATCGAGGCCGGGCATCTTTGCATGACTATGAGGGGCATTAAGAAACCGGGTACAACAGTACACACATCTGTTGTGCGTGGTATTTTCCGGGATAATCCTGCTACTCGTGCAGAAGCTATGGCACTTATTAAAGGACATTAACTCAAATACCCATGATAAAAAAAATTACCAAAGACAGGAATCCTTACCGTAAAATATTCTTTTTAGCCAGTACCTTATTTCTGATTTTATCTTATGGCGCTTTTTCCTTTGGCGAAGAAGATCAAACGACGGTACAGATACCTTCTGCAATATCACCGGAAAATACTATAGAAATAGTTGCAAATCTAAAGTCTCTTAGTCTTGGTGTAAGAGAAAGTATTCTTTATGCATTGCGCAATAATTTTGATATCGAATTATCAAGATTGAATTCAGACTTAAGTGATTATGATATTACTATAGAAAAAGCAAGGTACGACCCTGTCATGGCGTTAACCGGTACTATTGAAAATAATGATACCCCGATTAATAGTCAATTGGTTGGCGGCTTTGGAACAACAGCCTTTACTCCTTTTATTCAACGGGGAAGAACAGCGAACGCCGTGATTCAATCTCTCATCCCTACAGGTGCAACCCTGGCTTTAGAGTATAACATATTTAGAGATTTTGTCGATCCCAACCGTTTCCGGTTCTTAAATCCATCCGTTACCAACTTCCTTGAGGCAAGGATTACACAACCTTTATTAAAAGGCGCTGGCTGGTTTTATAACAGGAGCCTTATTTATATCGCCCGAAATAATAAAAAGATTTCCCTTGCTCAATTTAAAACTACGGCAATAGAGGTCTCTAATTCTATTCAGGAAGCATATTGGAATTTTGTTAAGGCATTGGAGGATTTAAAAGTAGCACAAAAATCTCTGGAACGTGCAGAAGATTTATTGAGAAAGAATAAAATACAAGTAGAAGCGGGTACCCTTGCACCAATTGAGATTATCGATGCAGAAGCCGGGGTAGCATCGAGGGTTGAGGCAGTAATTTCTGCGGAGAATGCTATTAAGGATAGTGAAGACGAACTCAAAAGAATTATGAATCTGGAAAATAACGAGATTATTTCGGATGCTACTATTATTCCTATTGACGAGCCAGGTTTTGAGCCGAAAAAAATTGAATTAAAGGATGCGATTAAGACAGCTATGGAGAGGCGTCCTGAATTATATGAACTTCAACTCAGGGTTGAAAATGCAGGTATGCAGACCAGAAGACGAAAGAACGAATTATATCCACAATTAGATTTTACCGGAGGAGTGCGATACACAGGTCTTGGGGAGGATGTAGATGATGCCAATTCTTCCGCAGTCTCTGAGGACTTTCAGGGTGAATTTTTTGGACTTTCCCTGTCAATTCCTATTGGGAACCGGTCAGCGAGGAGCGAATATAATAAATCAAAAATCGAGAAACGACAAGCTCACATGAATGTTAAAAAAAAGGAATTAGATATTGTCGTAGAGGTGCGGGAGGCCGTTCGGGATGTGATAACAAATAGAGGACGGGTTAATGCTACAAGGAAATCCAGGGAATTGGCGCAAGAGAGGTTAGAATCTGAAGAGAAGAAATTTAGTGTGGGCAGAACAACAAGTCTGGAAGTATTACGTGCGCAGGAAGATTTGGCAACTGCGGAAGGTAATGCGGCAAAAGCAATTGTCGACTATGAGATATCTCTCGGTAATTTAGAAAAGGCTAAAGGAACGATCCTCGATGCTTATAATATCATGTTGGAAGAAGAAATTATGTAAATCTCATCAGGGAGATTATCCTGTATTATACTGTTCGGTTTCAATTATTGATTACTATAGTAGTAGGATGAGCACTATTCCACACCTATATGACTACTACGGCCCTTTAAAAAACTTTTTTGTCAGCTTCACAATGATAATTAATATAGTAGTCCAGATATACCGTTCATCGTGCAATGGTGACGTGTCACGCTTTTGTGACGGCACACTTTTGTGATATGGCACACTTCTGATTTATCCAGTAGTAATCTGTCCCCTACCTCTACCATACTGAAACTTATCCCAAAACCCATTGCTGCATCCAAAACTCCTTATAAATACTGGAATTTCGAATGCCCGTAGATGCTAAATTGTGGTTTAGGATGGCTTTTAGTCTAATTTTATTTCCATAATACTGACAAATAGAACTTTTTATTCTATCGTGGTATATTTTTTGAAGGTAAATCTTTAAATTATATTAATCTAAAC
The genomic region above belongs to Candidatus Jettenia caeni and contains:
- a CDS encoding GTP cyclohydrolase; this translates as MVDKKKIIESIRLFIEGIGEDPAREGLRETPERVADMCEEIFAGIGIDSHAEIKVLKSEKYDEIVLLKDIPFYSICEHHLLPFSGVAHVAYIPQGNRVTGISKLARVVEIEAKRLQVQERLTTDIAESIMKALRPKGVLVIIEAGHLCMTMRGIKKPGTTVHTSVVRGIFRDNPATRAEAMALIKGH